In a single window of the Magnolia sinica isolate HGM2019 chromosome 7, MsV1, whole genome shotgun sequence genome:
- the LOC131251117 gene encoding uncharacterized protein LOC131251117 isoform X1, whose translation MKISFWLHVRFLFIVSSLLQAWTVAGSSEGMANHFYELVPDMALDFPFELDKFQKEVAATPMAISPVKSAKKGKRHPEEFIKKQSATKKLKREVEEVVEKQKSGKKLKASFEVAPKKKPETSSFEDVSSSEAEKEVCSIEADRVFLYANVDVLCPTNSIS comes from the exons atgaaaatttctttttGGCTTCATGTCAGATTCTTATTCATTGTTTCTTCCCTTCTGCAGGCTTGGACTGTGGCTGGAAGCAGCGAAGGGATGGCAAATCATTTTTACGAACTTGTACCTGACATGGCACTTGATTTTCCATTCGAACTGGATAAGTTCCAAAAGGAG GTTGCTGCAACTCCCATGGCAATTTCACCAGTGAAATCTGCGAAGAAGG GAAAGAGGCATCCAGAGGAGTTTATTAAGAAACAATCTGCTACCAAAAAGCTTAAGAGAGAAGTAGAGGAAGTAGTCGAGAAGCAGAAGAGTGGCAAGAAGTTAAAAGCTTCTTTTGAGGTGGCACCAAAGAAGAAGCCTGAAACCAGCAGTTTCGAGGATGTATCTTCGTCTGAGGCGGAAAAAGAGGTTTGCTCGATTGAAGCAGATCGTGTTTTCCTTTATGCCAATGTAGATGTTCTATGCCCTACAAATTCAATAAGTTAG
- the LOC131251117 gene encoding uncharacterized protein LOC131251117 isoform X2 — translation MANHFYELVPDMALDFPFELDKFQKEVAATPMAISPVKSAKKGKRHPEEFIKKQSATKKLKREVEEVVEKQKSGKKLKASFEVAPKKKPETSSFEDVSSSEAEKEVCSIEADRVFLYANVDVLCPTNSIS, via the exons ATGGCAAATCATTTTTACGAACTTGTACCTGACATGGCACTTGATTTTCCATTCGAACTGGATAAGTTCCAAAAGGAG GTTGCTGCAACTCCCATGGCAATTTCACCAGTGAAATCTGCGAAGAAGG GAAAGAGGCATCCAGAGGAGTTTATTAAGAAACAATCTGCTACCAAAAAGCTTAAGAGAGAAGTAGAGGAAGTAGTCGAGAAGCAGAAGAGTGGCAAGAAGTTAAAAGCTTCTTTTGAGGTGGCACCAAAGAAGAAGCCTGAAACCAGCAGTTTCGAGGATGTATCTTCGTCTGAGGCGGAAAAAGAGGTTTGCTCGATTGAAGCAGATCGTGTTTTCCTTTATGCCAATGTAGATGTTCTATGCCCTACAAATTCAATAAGTTAG